CTGGTTGTAAGTGAAAAGACGTTAGGTAGTCTTACTACCAACGCAAAGCAAATCCGAGATATTGTAATGGCGAATTTGCCAAAGTATGATATATCCAATTATACGGATGACAATATCGATCAGGCAAAGAGAGATAAAGCCTCTCTCAACAAAGCTGCTAAAGATCTTAACTCCAAACGTCTTGAAATAGAGAAGGAGTTTATGAAACCTTTTGGAGAATTCAAGGAGGTAGTAAACGAAACGGTAAAGCTCATAGGTGAATGTTCTGCCAAGATTGACACAGTGGTCAAACAAAACGAGCAGCAATACAAGGACAGGAAGAAATCTACTATCAAGACTTACTTTGATGGAATGAACGCAAACCTTGTAGACTTCAACAAGGTATTTAAATCAGAGTGGCTCAACAAATCCGCGAGCATGAAGTCTGTTTGTTCGGATATTGATGCCATATTTGCTAAGGTTGAAAACGAGCTATCTACGCTGAAAGGTTTTGGTGAAGACTATGATGTTCTCCGCACTTATTATATGGACACGCTTAATATCACTTCTACTATTCAATACGCAAACCGCCTGAAAGAACAACGCGAACGAGCTAAGGTAGCAGAAGAAGCTAAGATTAAAGCGGAACAAGAAAAGCAACAAGCGGAAGAAGCTCGTAAAGCTGTTGAAGTAGAGCAAGTCAAATCACGTCCGATCAATCCATTTGCAATAGCAAATCAAAAAGCTGACGAACAAGTACCTTTTAGTCAATCCATATCGCAACAACCTGAATTATTAACGAGAGCATTCAAGGTTACCACTACTCGTGAAAACATCATTGCTCTTGGTGATTTTATGAATGCAAAAGGTATTGATTTTGACAAAATAGAATTAGCATGAGTGAAGCTGGAAAAGAATACGGACAATTTGTAAAACAGAGAAGAGAAGAACGTTATAGTCAGTTTGTAAACACAATCCTTCCCGCTATCAAATCTTTAGGATATGACGTTATTCAACGAAATGATTTTGGATTCGAATTCATTGTTTCTAAAAAAGGATTTGGGTGGGTTATATTCTATCCCAAAGCTGATAGGATATTATTGTGTAAACAAAATAAATGGATATATGGTGGTTTCTCTTGGATTCGCAAACATATACTTAAAGACAATGGAAGTATGCAAAACAGATGTACAGACTATTATTCGGCTCCTTGATAAGAGTGCAGAGCTAATTGATAAATATTGTAAGAAGCCTTGCGAATTTGATAAAGCAAGACAATCTAAAAAACTAAGTAAAAAATTAAAAAATAAAATATACAATGGAAAAGAATGAAATTTTAAATAGCCACTGGGCTGTCCGCAGAAGTGCCGCGGGTAATCCCAACACTCCGGCTGACACCCTTGTCGAGTTGTCGAAAGATAGCGACTGTGATGTCCGCAGAAATGCCGCGGGTAATCCCAACACTCCGGCTGACACCCTTGTCGAGTTGTCGAAAGATAGCGACTGTGATGTCCGCAGAAATGCCGCGGGTAATCCCAACACTCCGGCTGACACCCTTGTCGAGTTGTCGAAAGATAGCGACTGTGATGTCCGCAGAAATGCCGCGGGTAATCCCAACACTCCGGCTGACACCCTTGTCGAGTTGTCGAAAGATAGCCACTGTGATGTCCGCAGTAGTGCCGCGGGTAATCCCAACACTCCGGCTGACACCCTTGTCGAGTTGTCGAAAGATAGCCACTGGGCTGTCCGCAGAAGTGCCGCGGGTAATCCCAACACTCCGGCTGACACCCTTGTCGAGTTGTCGAAAGATAGCGACTGGGCTGTCCGCAGTAGTGCCGCGGGTAATCCCAACACTCCGGCTGACACCCTTGTCGAGTTGTCGAAAGATAGCGACTGGGCTGTCCGCAGTAGTGCCGCGGGTAATCCCAACACTCCGGCTGACACCCTTGTCGAGTTGTCGAAAGATAGCGACTGGGCTGTCCGCAGTAGTGCCGCGGGTAATCCCAACACTCCGGGGTATACATCATCCAATGAGGAGTTTATAATCACAGAGACCTATGTGGCTATCAAGGGTACAAATCACTTATGGTACAAACATAATTATCCCAATGTTGCTCCGTTTTATACATGTGGTTGTTTCTGTGGTTCTCGTGATAAATTGATTTCAAGGATTTACTCAATTGATAATCTTTCCGCTGATCCTGCTGTGAGGATGCGAATATTGGATGCTTTAGATCGTAAGTTTAAAGAAGTGTTTGGGAGATAAATTTAGCAATAAATCTTTGCCAATCCTTGAAGAAAATTCAAGGATTGGTACAAAATAGAATAGAAAGAAATATATATGACGAAAGTATTAATAATTTAATTTTTTACATTATGAATGGAATTTATTGGATGACCGTAATTGGTAACCTGTCCACTGTATTGACACTCGTATGGATTGTAGCTTTGGTAATTGTCTTAGTCATGCTGTTTGTTTTGTTGATATCAGGAGATGATGTAATCGAGGATAAGAACGACGCACTCACATTCTTCAAATGGTTAAAGCGCTTTGTTGTCTGTGGTGTAATAGCAGTGATGGCGAGTATTTTTATTCCGACGACCAAGGAGCTGCTTTATATCTATGGTATCGGTGGTACGATTGACTATATCAGGGTCAATGATACGGCAAAGAAGCTTCCGGACAAGTATATCAAGGTGCTTGACCGTTTTGCGGATAAATATATTGACGAACCTAAAAAAGATAAATAATTATGGGAATGCACACATGGTTTGAATGTAAAATCCGTTACGAGAAAGTAATGGAAAACGGAATGCAGAAAAAAATAACAGAACCTTATCTGGTAGATGCACTCAGCTTTACAGAAGCAGAAGCACGTATTATCGAGGAGATGACTCCATTTATAACAGGAGAATTTACAGTATCAGACATTAAACGTGCCAATTACAGCGAGCTATTTCCCAGTGAAGAGGAATCAGCAGACCGTTGGTTTAAATGCAAATTAGTATTTATCACCCTCGATGAAAAAAGCGGTGCTGAGAAAAAGACTTCCACTCAAGTATTGGTACAAGCTGCCGACTTGCGTGATGCTGTGAAAAAGCTGGATGAGGGCATGAAAGGAACCATGGCAGATTATCAGATCGGCATGGTAGCTGAAACCCCTATTGTAGACGTATTCCCTTTTGAAGCCAAAGAGGGAAGTAATATAACAGAAGATAAAGAAGTAGTTCGCTTTATTGATAAGTTCCCTGAAGGGCAATGTACCGAAACTACAGTAGGTGGCAAACCGGTTATCGTTGATAAAACTGGAGGTAAAACAAAAGTAATCCCTAACAATAAATCAGATACAAATGGAGATGATTAACAGTGAAGAATATTTGCCAGATTGGGCGATAATTGAAGATTAGTTTAAAAGAGAGGAACGGTGAGTGTTATTTGTTCCTCTCTATGTGATAAGCTATCTACTACAAATTAACTACAATACAGAAATGAGCCTTGGGCGGCTCTATAAAACCCAATATTAGAAATTATGAATAAATTTGGAATTCTGGCGGCTATCATATTTGCCGCAATTGTTGCGGGATGTTTTGTTGCCATCCCTTATTATAACGTTTGGCAACAAGAAATGTCTGGAAAGGCAGAATTTGCTAAAGCTGAACAAAACCGTAAAATAAAGATTGAAGAAGCTAAAGCTAATCTGGAAGCTGAAAAACTGAACGCTCAAGCAGAAATCGAACGCGCCAAAGGTGCTGCCGAAGCGATTAAAATTGAGAATGGAAGTATTACCCCTGCATATATTCAATATTTGTGGGTACGTCAGCAAAGCAATCTGAATGATAAAACTGTGATATACATACCAACGGAAACAAACCTTCCAGTTTTGGAAGCGTCCAGAAATAAATAATAGCCAAAGTTAAAATATATGGCAACGAATTTAATCTTATCTAAAGAGAGTAGCGAAAGCGAAATCAAGCGTTATTTTAACGCAGTTCTTGAACTGTCAAAATCTGACAATGAGTTTCCAATCAATCTCGATGAAGTTTGGATGTTGGTTTATCCAAGAAAAGACCATGCCGTTAGAGAGTTGATAGATGGTGGTCAGTTTATTGAAGGTGTTGATTATCAAGTTTCCCCCAAAAATGGGGGAAACCCAAAAGGCGGCAGACCGACAAATGAGTACAAACTTACAGTTTCCTGCATGGAGTTCTTCATCGCGAGAAAAGTCCGTCCTGTGTTTGAGGTTTATCGTCAAGTGTTCCACCAAAGCGTCCGGAAAGTAATCGAAAACCAGAACAAACCCAAACGTGAACCATCACTAACAACTAAAGTCCGCGTTGGCCTTGAATGGGTAAAAGGCGTAAGTGAAGTGCTTAATCTAAATGATTCTTCTAAATTGTCTTTAATTAGTAAAGTAGCTGCACCTCTTGGACTTCCGACACCTGATTATACTCTGTCACATGGGATACTTAAATCCGCTACTGAATTGCTCAAAGAAACGGGTTTATCCATCAGCGCACAAGCGTTTAATCAAAGAGCGATTCAGAAAGGTATCTTATGTGATATTAAAAGGAAATCATCAAAAGGCAAAGATAAGCATTTCAAATCAATAACCGAATCCGGTCGGTCGTATGGTGAGAACCAAGTCAACCCTAATAATCCAAAAGAAACACAGCCTCTTTGGTATAAAGAGAAATTCAATGAGTTATTGATGTTGCTTGATTTTAAACTTGCTAGGGTATTATGACATACGAAGAAATGAAAGCTAAATATTGTGGAACCAATATTCGCAGAAAGCCCAAAGATGAAGAGCATAAGATACAAGTTTCGATGGTCAATTGGTTCCGACTACAATATCCATCCATGCGCCATAATCTTTTCTCCGTTCCAAATGGTGGAAGAAGAGACGCTGTTACTGGAGCAAAGTTAAAAGCCGAAGGAGTGCTTCCAGGAGTGTCTGACCTAATACTCTTGAAAAGCAACCGGTTTTATGGAGCACTGCTAATCGAAACCAAGACTAAAAAGGGAGTTCAGCGTGAATCTCAAAAAGAATGGGAAGCTAAGATAACTGCTGACGGCTATAAATATGTTGTCTGTCGTTCTCTTGACGATTTCATTAAAGTGGTAACTGATTATTTGAATAACATGTAGTTATGTCTGTTTCACAAACTTTAAAGATTGACACCTATGAAACCAAATGAGTTGCAAGAATGGCATAATCTATCAGAAAAGCTTGTTGCATTTACAAGTAATTGTAGTGAGGATATAAAGCCTTACATCGTTGGACAATTGCAGGCTTTGTTAGAAATATTGTCTGCGCAAATTGATTTTGAAAAATAAACCCTGTGCTGATTGGCTCAACTCCTATTCGGCAAATCGTTCTTTGACATTTTGTTTTCAGCTTTTAATCTGCCTTATTACTGCATTGGAATAAATAAAGCCAGATGTAATGTCTGGCTTTATTTATCAATTAGTCCGAATCTTT
The nucleotide sequence above comes from Bacteroides caccae. Encoded proteins:
- a CDS encoding DUF1351 domain-containing protein, yielding MNTQLAIQERDLELVVSEKTLGSLTTNAKQIRDIVMANLPKYDISNYTDDNIDQAKRDKASLNKAAKDLNSKRLEIEKEFMKPFGEFKEVVNETVKLIGECSAKIDTVVKQNEQQYKDRKKSTIKTYFDGMNANLVDFNKVFKSEWLNKSASMKSVCSDIDAIFAKVENELSTLKGFGEDYDVLRTYYMDTLNITSTIQYANRLKEQRERAKVAEEAKIKAEQEKQQAEEARKAVEVEQVKSRPINPFAIANQKADEQVPFSQSISQQPELLTRAFKVTTTRENIIALGDFMNAKGIDFDKIELA
- a CDS encoding HEAT repeat domain-containing protein, which produces MEKNEILNSHWAVRRSAAGNPNTPADTLVELSKDSDCDVRRNAAGNPNTPADTLVELSKDSDCDVRRNAAGNPNTPADTLVELSKDSDCDVRRNAAGNPNTPADTLVELSKDSHCDVRSSAAGNPNTPADTLVELSKDSHWAVRRSAAGNPNTPADTLVELSKDSDWAVRSSAAGNPNTPADTLVELSKDSDWAVRSSAAGNPNTPADTLVELSKDSDWAVRSSAAGNPNTPGYTSSNEEFIITETYVAIKGTNHLWYKHNYPNVAPFYTCGCFCGSRDKLISRIYSIDNLSADPAVRMRILDALDRKFKEVFGR
- a CDS encoding DUF4494 domain-containing protein is translated as MHTWFECKIRYEKVMENGMQKKITEPYLVDALSFTEAEARIIEEMTPFITGEFTVSDIKRANYSELFPSEEESADRWFKCKLVFITLDEKSGAEKKTSTQVLVQAADLRDAVKKLDEGMKGTMADYQIGMVAETPIVDVFPFEAKEGSNITEDKEVVRFIDKFPEGQCTETTVGGKPVIVDKTGGKTKVIPNNKSDTNGDD
- a CDS encoding VRR-NUC domain-containing protein, translated to MTYEEMKAKYCGTNIRRKPKDEEHKIQVSMVNWFRLQYPSMRHNLFSVPNGGRRDAVTGAKLKAEGVLPGVSDLILLKSNRFYGALLIETKTKKGVQRESQKEWEAKITADGYKYVVCRSLDDFIKVVTDYLNNM